In Gilliamella sp. B3022, the sequence TTGACCTAATGCACCAAAGAATAAACAAATTGCCATTACAGGTAATAACCAAGGCATATGTAACTCTTTAGCCGCTGCTTCCATTGCTTGCATTACACCGGCAACAATATCAGTATCAACAGCAGGTAATAAGGTATTAATGGCCCAAGTACCAATCATATAGATACCAACGATAACAATTGCAGATACCGCCATCGCTTTAGGGAAGTCACGTTGTGGATCACGAGTACGACCAGCAATCATAGGGGCAACTTCAAGTCCAGCAAAAGCAAACATCATACTTGATAGAAAAACAATGGTATCCCAGCTACTTAAATCCGGAATCCAATCACTAATATGACTATAATCAGTGGCCATTGGGTGACCAGTCATTAGCCACACAATGGCTAATAACACGATAATACCAGCAGGAATAAAGACCCCTAACCATGCACTAACACTGTTAATGATTTTAGTCCATTTCAAACCTTTGATATTCATTAATGTTAAGATCCAAAATACTACCATGGAACCAACACCAATAAACACCTGATTTTGAGCTAGTTCAGGACTAAACATGTAGCCAATTGCAGTAAAACCAAATTGCAACATCAGTGGGAAGAAAAGCACGCATGAGAATAAGAAACAAACAACTACTATCCAACCAACTCGTTTACCAAACGCTTCTTTTACCCAAACAAAAATCCCACCATCTTTTGGCCAACCAGTAGAAAGTTCACCACAAACCATTGCTAAAGGAAAAAACAAACAAAATGCAGCAAGGAGCCAAAGCACCATTGCTGACGCTCCATAAGGAGCAACATTAGGAATTTGACGTAAACTTAGTATTGCAATGACATTCATAAATACAATGTCTTTAATACCAAGTAAACTTGAATTTTTAGAATCACTCATAATAACCTCACATTATAATATCTGGGACGATAAGCGCCCCAGATAACTCATGATTAATACACGTCGTATCCAACCATATCCTCGTAAGTGTCCTCACGGCGAATCAATCGATCTTTACCTTTTTTATCAATCATAACAACAGCAGTACGTGGACGGTTGTTATAAACTGTTTGGCTCTCAATGGTATAAGCTCCAGCATCAAGGAATGCAATAATATCTCCAACCTGAGTATCTTTTGGTAGCAAGAACTCTTCCCCTTTTACACCAACATGGTAATAGTCACCACCATCGCATAAAGGTCCAGCAAGTTTAATGTATTGATCATGCTCTTCGGTAATTTTTGATGCATCATAAACATAGAAGAACCAATCAAAATGCTGACTGTCAGATAACACGCTATAGCCTGCGTCAACAAATTTCCACTCAACATGTTCTTCAATGTTTCCGTCTAAATCGTAATTAGTTTTACGTTTTTCACAAGCTACTTCTGTTAATAATACGGCAGCTGATCCTGTTACTTTACGACCTGGTTCAATACAAATCTCAACATCGGTACGCCATTTATGTACTTCTTTAATTACTGCATCAGCAAAATGTTGTGCGGTAATACCTGCGTACATATTATCCTGTAATGGATTGCCATTTTCTTCGTCATATTTATATGGAACAGGAATACCACCACCAACATTAATTAAATCCAATTTAATACCAAGAACTTCTTCTAAACGGCGTGATTCATCAACTAATACTTTCGTTGCTTTAGCAAAAGGTTCTGCTTCTGGTACTTGATCTCCTACGTGCATATGTAAACCACGTAAATGTACATAAGGCATTTCAAG encodes:
- a CDS encoding APC family permease yields the protein MSDSKNSSLLGIKDIVFMNVIAILSLRQIPNVAPYGASAMVLWLLAAFCLFFPLAMVCGELSTGWPKDGGIFVWVKEAFGKRVGWIVVVCFLFSCVLFFPLMLQFGFTAIGYMFSPELAQNQVFIGVGSMVVFWILTLMNIKGLKWTKIINSVSAWLGVFIPAGIIVLLAIVWLMTGHPMATDYSHISDWIPDLSSWDTIVFLSSMMFAFAGLEVAPMIAGRTRDPQRDFPKAMAVSAIVIVGIYMIGTWAINTLLPAVDTDIVAGVMQAMEAAAKELHMPWLLPVMAICLFFGALGQINSWLVGPIYMLQEASKEDNLLGERVGHLHPVYQTPAFALVIQAIIVTVLCFSTFVSPSIAAAYWMLTALTTICYFIPYLVMFIAYYRLRITQPDVPRSFKIPGKVLPIVLPGLGFLSTLFAVILVFIPPAQIDMGGYVEYIAKIVGGAVLAIVLAEWIYHRAQKRNRMQQQ
- the lysA gene encoding diaminopimelate decarboxylase, translating into MSDKIMSNYNKLRTDLITKDRRFSAQNGKLCFDGINLEELAKKYPTPFYVFSEKEIDRNIQEIKDSFKAHPNTKIFYASKTCSVMGVLKAIKDAGIYAEANSMFEVRKCLEIGFPGSQIVFNGVVKKPVDLEFAIQNELYIINVDSLFELDIIDEISRRLKKVANVCVRVEPNVPSATHAELVTAYHAKSGIDLEQAEETCRRILEMPYVHLRGLHMHVGDQVPEAEPFAKATKVLVDESRRLEEVLGIKLDLINVGGGIPVPYKYDEENGNPLQDNMYAGITAQHFADAVIKEVHKWRTDVEICIEPGRKVTGSAAVLLTEVACEKRKTNYDLDGNIEEHVEWKFVDAGYSVLSDSQHFDWFFYVYDASKITEEHDQYIKLAGPLCDGGDYYHVGVKGEEFLLPKDTQVGDIIAFLDAGAYTIESQTVYNNRPRTAVVMIDKKGKDRLIRREDTYEDMVGYDVY